A window of Cyanobacteria bacterium GSL.Bin1 genomic DNA:
AACGCCGGTCTTGATCAGTGGTTAAGTTTTCAAACTGAATTTTTAAGCGTGGAAATTCTTCGCCTCGGTCTAAAGCAGTAATCACACCTTGAAGCGTAATTTTTTCTTCGACTAATTCTAATTTAACAGCGTAAGATTCTAAGTGAGCAGGTAATGTAATGGAGTGAGTAAGTGCCATTTCTAATCCCACTTCGGAGAGTTTTGTGGTTACACCCCAAATTGTTTTGTTACCAAATTTAACAGCAACAACACGCCGTAAATTAAACCATTGATAAACATCTTGCGCGGGAATATCTAATAGAATCAGTAGGGCGGTTCCTAACATAAAGAGATTATAACCACTCCAGACCCAACCTAAACGCCAGTCGTGACCCACTCCCATCATTGTCATTCCTAAGCAACGCCATAAACTAATTGCAGTTAACATAAAAAGAAGCATTAACGGCATTGCTAATGTCCAGTTAAAGCGAATTGTTTCTTCTCCTTTTACCCCTTTTGGGGTTACCTTAAAGCCCGAAGAAAAGGGACTAATCATAACTTGAATAACGGTTAAAGCGAGAGGAAAAGCAGAAACCAAAGAGTAAATATCTGATAATAAACTGGAACGACTGCGACAGTTCAGCCAAGAAAAAACAGTAAGCTGGACAATATAAAATGGTAAAAAGAAATAAATCACTTCTTCAACGGTTGTTCGCAGCGGCAGAACGCCTAAAAAAGAGTACGTCAGAGGCATTAGTAAGAAAAAGATACGAGAAAAACTGGTAAACCAATGCAGTAATCCTTCTAAATGGGCAAGGCGTTGTTTTAAGCTTAATCCGGGAATGGTCAGTGGATTTGATTGAATAAAAAAGGCTTGTAATGTACCTCGCGCCCAACGAATTCTTTGCGTAATATGAGCGCCAATATTTTCTGCGGCTAAACCAGCACTTAATTTTTCATCTAAATAAGCCAAATGATACCCTTTTGCAGAAAGACGAATTCCCGTAAAGTAATCTTCACTTAAAGATTCAGTAACGAAGCCTCCTGCTGCTTCTAAGGCTGACCGTCTCACAAGAAATGCTGTTCCTGAACAAACCACACTTCCCGCCCCATCTTTAATCGGTTGAATTTGCCGATAAAAAACTTCTTCTTCTGGGGTTAAAATATCTTCTAAGCCTAAATTATGTGCAATTGGATCGGCATTATAAAAACTCTGTGGTGTTTGCACTAATGCCATATTGTCATCTTGAAAAAAGCCCACTGTGCGCTGCAAAAAATTTTTCGTCGGTACAAAATCAGCATCAAATACCACGATTAATTCGCCATTAGTTTGGGGCAAAGCGTTATTTAAGTTTCCGGCTTTTGCGTGTTCATTAGTGGGGCGGGTAATATAGTCACAGCCTAATTCTTCTGTCAGTGCTTTAATATGCGGTCGGCGGGTGTCATCTAATAAATAGATTCGTTTCGGTTCATAATCAATAGCCTGACAACCAATAATGGTCCGTCTTAAGATAAATTCTGGTTCATCATAACTAGGAATTAAAATATCGACAGTGGGACGAAATTTTCCTAACTTTACGTCCGGTTCAAGTTGATCCGCTTGTGGCGAACGATTTTTGACATTTAACATCAAAAAAAGTTGAATTCCACTACTCACTAAAACCAACATTTCTAGAGCAAATAAAGTTAAACTAATGGTTCCATTTAGCGGATCACTGACGTTCAATGTAGTTAATGATCGCCATAAGAGATAGCGTACAGTTAGCGTTAATAAAATCGTGATGATTACAAATCTTGCCCATCCCCTTGGCGTCGGAACGGTTTTTGTCACAATAAAAACAAACGCTAATAAAATGAGTGTTGGCAGCAGTAACGCTCTGCGCGAGGCCTTCATTGGGGCTTCTAAGAGTTGGGGTGGATTCTGTTGCAGTTGATAGAGTTGGTCAAATAACTGCGTCACCGTTCCTTCTCCTGCAAACCACGCGATCGCGACCCCAGCAGCGATCAGAATAATACTTAATAAAACGAAGGTAGTCAGGCGTAAGCGTAACACCCGCCACCGCAAGCGACGTGCCCGATATTGTTCAGTAAATTCAGAAACAGTCATAAGCGAAAACTGCGTTGAGTCTTTAACTTCATTGCTACTCAAAATAGCCTAAGGGGACTGACTTAAAATCAGCCCAAAGCCATATGATTAGGAGTAAAGACAGTTTTAAGGAAATCCTCAGGAAAATATAATCTGCTCTTTAATAGAATTCGCTATTCTGGAAGGCATTAATCAAATCCTACTTCGGTAAAGCCCAAGTTGCATCGACCCTGAAAACTTCTTTTCTGAGATTAATCATGACAATAGACAACTGGTTAACGTTAATTCATCCTGCACTAGCGATCATTTTTGTTTTCCCCCTGATTGGCATAGTGGTTAACTTTGCTTGGGCAACTCGCCAACGGCGGTTACAACTGAAAACCGGAAATCAAAAAAGCAAAATTCCTCCTGTGGTTGGGCGCGATCATGTTCAACTGGGAAAATGGTTATCTGCAGCAGTGGTAGGGATTATTTTAGTTGCCTTTGCCCATGCCATTCTTGCTAAAAATATTATCAAAAATCAACTTTTCACACAAAATCCACCCCAAGCCATTTTCATTGTTTTAATGTTTGTTTTAACCGTTGCTTCTCTCGTCTTTTTATATAAAGCAAGAGAGAAAAAATGGCGTGCTATTTTTGCAATTTTAACTGGCATGGGCTTAGTGGTTCTTGGGAGCCAAGAAGGAGTGTTTCGCCGTACAGCAGAGTGGTATATTTCTCACTATTATTATGGAATGGTTGCTGCTTTACTGATGATTTTCTCTTTAGCAATTATTGAAGAAATATACAAAGATAAGTCATTATTTTGGCGGCGAGTTCATATTACTTTAAATACGATCGCGCTGTTATTATTCATTGGACAAGGTATCACTGGCACGCGAGATATCTTTGAAATTGGTTTATACACCCCCCCACCAGGATTAGTGTTTCCAGGGCTTTAAGCCGCAAGCTAACCCCAATAAAAATAGCCAACCCATCACTCCTGCAATCGGGTTGCCATAAATTCCGGTAATGGCAGGAGAAATGGTTTCAGTATAGTGAATTAACTGCCCCACATCAACAATATAATAGCCCCAAACTAAGCCCGCATGTAAACCAATTGCCAATCCTAATCTTCCTTGATTCCTGCGCCTTGCCCACACTAATACTAAGCCTAATAACAGCAAGCCGGGAAAAGCAGGTAACGTTTCTAGCATGACAGGAAGCGGTTTTAAGAAATGAGAAATGGCAAAAATAATCCCGTTTGTCCATAAAGCAATCTTCAGCGAATAATCCTGTTCTAATTCATTTAATAACCAACCGCGAAACACAGATTCTTCGGCAAAAGCAACCCCAATTCCAGTCAATGCCCCTTCCAAAATTAAGCGCCAAAAGGGAAGAGCATTCTCTTGCCAATTTAGCCAGCCAAAGCTGCCTTGTAAAGCAAATAAGGTAAACGTTAACGTTAAAGCAACTGCTAACCCCTGTAAGACTTCTTTGCCATTACGAGAAGTCAAACTTAAGCCAATCTTTTGATAGGGCGCAACTTGTTGGTAAATCTTTTGACCGATGACTTTAATCAGGATAAAAAAGAGAATAAACAGCCATCCCATCACTAAAATTGTAACCAGATTGGGATCATTGTTTAAAAGTAGCTGCACGGGAATCGCCACCGGAAGCCAAAAAATAACGAGTAAAATGAGGAAAAATCCGATCCGAAAGGGTGCAGGAAAGGATTGAATTTGAGTAAAGCGTGTTTTCGTCATAGCATTTTATTTCGCGATTATAGTGAAGTTTGGTTTGAATCGCTTCCTCAGCCGATTGCCTTGACAGAATCATTTTTAGAAATATAAGAATTGAAACTGATCGGGCAACCACGAGAGAACACGCATGGTATAATGAACTACCTAAAAGATTAGAGGATGAAGATCACGGGTGTGTAACTCGGATCGATGTCGTGGTTTTAAAATCAAAGTAGGCTTAAATTATGAAAGTAGTTATTCTCGGTGGCGATGGCTTTTGCGGATGGCCCACTTCCTTGCATTTGTCGAAAGCTGGTCATGAGGTGATTATTCTAGATAACCTGTCTCGACGCAACATAGACAACGAGTTAGAAGCAGGTTCTCTGACTCCCATTTCGTCGATGGGGGTTCGCCTCGCAGCATGGCAAGAAGTCAGCGGTCAAACAATTGAATTTTACAATCTTGATATTGCACAAGAGTATGATCGCCTCCTCAAATTACTCTGTGACGAAAAACCAGATGCAATTGTGCATTTTGCTGAACAACGGGCTGCCCCTTATTCCATGAAATCCCCCCGTCATCGTCGCTATACCGTTGATAACAATATTAATGCCACTCATAATGCCTTGTGCGCGATCGCGGAATCCGGATTAGATATCCATCTTGTCCACCTGGGAACCATGGGCGTTTATGGTTATGGAACAGCAGGGATGAAAATTCCAGAAGGATATCTCGATATCGAAGTCGTAACCGAAGAAGGAAAACGGATTCCCCAACAAATTCTGTATCCTCCGAACCCAGGGAGTGTCTATCACATGACCAAAACCCAAGATCAGTTGTTGTTTGCCTATTACAACAAAAATGATGGCGTTCGTGTCACTGATTTACACCAAGGGATTGTCTGGGGAACTGACACCGAAGAAACGAAGTTAGATGAACGGTTGATTAATCGTTTTGACTATGATGGCGACTATGGAACCGTTTTGAATCGCTTCTTGATGCAAGCTGCCATTGGTTATCCCCTAACTGTACATGGCACCGGCGGACAAACGCGCGCTTTCATTCACATTCAGAATACCGTCCGCTGTATTGAACTAGCCCTCCAGTATCCCCCAGAAAAAGGCGAACGGGTAAAAATCCTCAACCAAATGACGGAAACCCATCGCGTTCGCGATTTAGCGAAACTGATTGCGAGTTTAACTGAAAGTGAAGTGGCCTATGTGGAAAATCCCCGTAAAGAAGCAGCAGAAAACGATCTCAAAGTGGATAATAGTTGTTTCTTAGAAATGGGCTTAAAACCCACGACTTTAGCCGAAGGGTTACTCCATGAAGTCACAGAAATTGCCAAAAAATATGCAGCTAATGCCGATCTCTCCAAAATTCCTTGCACTTCGGTTTGGACAAAAGACCAAAAAGCCGGTATTCCTGAAATCAAAGAGGAAGTGACCTCGAGTTCCAGTAATGCCTAGAGGTGGTGTCAATTAGGAAAGTGTCACCTTACACAGTACAACTTTAGTTAGAGCTCGTTATTCTATATCTAGTGGTGAGTGAGGAGTAATCGAACGGGAAGGCTCTAGGGGTCGAAACAAGGCAAGACTCCCTTGAGCCTTTTCATTTCTTTCTTAAAGGCTCTTTGTTTGCTACACCCACCGGTCGAGGAAAACGGAGATCGGTTGGCTCAATTTTTTTTAAATAGAGACAGTGGCGTTCACTATTCGTAATCGGTGTTGAAAAATGCTCCACTTTCCCGATTATACCACCTAATTCGCCTAGCGCTTCATTTAAATCCGCCTCTTCTTCCACTGTCCAATGACCGCGATAGAGAACAGCCATTCCCCCCACCTTTAGGAAAGGAAAAGCATATTCAGCACAAACTGGGGCTGCTGCCACTGCCCTAATTAAGGCAATATCGTAGTGTTCTTGCTGTTTGGGTTGCTCGCCAAAAGCTTCCGCGCGCTCGGCAATTGCTTTGACTCCTAATAATTCTAACTGAGAAATCAGGGTCTTGAGATAAGCAATTTTCTTTTGAGTGGAATCGAGGAGGGTGACTTGGGCTTGGGGAAGCGCGATCGCGCAAGGTAGTCCGGGAAAGCCGCCCCCCGTCCCAAGATCAATAAACGAGGCAGTGGTTAAGTTCTCCACACCCAAAGGAATAATTCCTCGCAAAGAATCCCACAAATGTTTCTCCCAAAAAGCTTCTGCTTGGGTGATGCGGGTTAAATTACATTGCCGATTTCCCGCTAAAATCCCTTGATAAAGCTGTTCAAACTGCTGCTGTTGTCTAGGGGAAGGCGACCATCCTAAGGTACTCTGCCAAAGGTCTGTTAACTGAGGAAGCATGGTAATATCCAATCGGTAAACATTTAGAGAGAGAACAATCATTCCCGTTGTCGAGGGGCAAGCCGTTCGGTGCTTATACGGGGAAGGAACAAGACGTCCGTTTCATAAAGGGATGATGGCATGAGCGAAACCTCCTTCCATTGCCATTTTTCCGCAACTGCACCCTAAAGATTCATGATTTCGACCGGTTCAATGGCATCCGCCGGTGTAAACCCAAACACTCGAGAATAGAAATAAAATTCCCCATCCAGCGCTCGTTTAATATTTTCAGCCCGACGGAAGCCATGTTGTTCCCCAGCAAAAGGGACATAGGCGACGGGTAATCCTTTCTGCTTAATCGCTTCCACCATTTTTTCTGCCTGATTGGGAGGGACGACCTTATCTTCTAAGCCTTGGAAAAAGATCACCGGACAGGATAATTGTTCTGTATGGTAAATTGGCGATCGCGCATCATAGACGGCTTTTTCTTCAGGGTAGTCTCCCACCAACCGGTCTAAGTAGCGGGACTCAAACTTGTGAGTTTCTTGGGCTAATGCTTCCAAATCACTCACCCCATAATGACTTGCCCCGGCTTGGAAAGTATCCCGGAATGTCAGTGCGGCTAAAGTGGTATAACCGCCCGCACTACCGCCAGTAATTGCCAGACGGTTGCCATCGACTTTGCCCATCTTGGCTAGATATCGCGCAGCATTGACACAGTCGTCCACATCAACAATGCCCCAATTTTTTTGCAAGCGTTGTCGATATTCGCGTCCATACCCGGTGCTACCACCATAGTTGACATCGACAAATCCAAAGCCGCGACTGGTCCAATATTGAATTTTTAAGTTAAAGCGGGGACTGGTGGCAGCCGTGGGACCACCATGACTTTTTACAATTAACGGCGGTAACTCTCCTTCGGGTGCGGTATAGTCCTGATTCTGGGGTGGATAGAACCAAGCATAAGCGGTTTTCTCCCCGGTTGTCGGGAATGCAATTGCTTCCGGAACTGATAAATAGCCGGTATCAAGTTCTAAATTTGTCGCCCGCTTGAGCACTCGACTTTCTCCAGTGGATAAGTTTAAGTTAACCACTGCGGTGGGTTCGGTTGCTGACCCGCCAATGAAAACAACCTCATTCCCTTGGGCATGAATCGAACCAATATCCGTATAGGGAACCTCTAACGTTTCTAAAGTTTTCGTCTCTGTGTTTAAAGTGGCAAGATACCATTGTCCATTTTGGGTATAGGTACAAACAATTTGTTTTTCAGAAATAAAATCATACAAAGCAAGACCAAAGACCCAATGGGGCGATCCAAATTCGGCTTCCATTTCATAGAGGGCTTCAATCTTCCCTTGCGAAGTGAGACGGTACAAATTCCACCAATTATTCCGGTCAGAAACAAAATAGAGTTGTCCATCTGGTGACCAGAGAGGATGACAAACCGCTTCCTCTTTGCCACCAGCAATCACTTCCACCTCGCTGACACGACCTTGATCGCTTACCGTTCCCACACATAACTGTGAATCATCCCAAGGCATATTCGGATGATTCCATTGCACCCAAGCTAACTTTTTCCCATCTGGGCTGAGGCGAGGCGAGACATAAAAATCACAACCGGAAACAAGACAACTGACATCTCCTGTTTTTAAATCAACGCTGGCAATATAGTTTTGCGGTTCGGCATCGACGGTGTCATGGTCTTCACAAATACAAATTAAGCGATCGCGCTGCTGATCCAATAAGAGTTCGGCATAACAGCGATTCGCTTCACTGGTGAGGGGTTGGGGTTCGGCTTGAGGAGATTTTTGGTAGAGACGTTGATCAGAAAAATTGGAGAAATAAACGGTTCCCTCTGCGACTAAAAAGGCACCACCACCGTATTCATGAACACGGGTCCGAACATTATAAGGAGAGGGCGTTACCTCTTCTACGGTTCCTTGAAGCGTGCGTCTGACGAGAACATATCGTCCCCCTTCTGAGGGTCGTGCTTCCAGCCAATAGATATCTTGGCGATCATAAACAACACCACCTAAACCAATACTTTCTGAAACAATGAGATCGGAACTAATGGGAGATTTCCAACTACCGTAGGGGCTAACCTTTGAATTTTTCATTTTATGTTCTGGAGATTTTTTGCCTGAACTATATTATCAATGCCGGATCGAAACTCATTAACTTTCAACCCTCTGGTCTGGCTAATTTGAGCGATAAATTAGCACCAGTAAAACAATAGCAGTATTAATCACAATATTCAGTGATCGTGCGAAATTAGGAATGTCAATTTGACCGCTGCCGAATCAATCAGTATAGAAAAATTGAAATTCGCCCAAGCGCGATTGCACTCAATCCTCAACAGAAAAACTCACACCCATTAGAG
This region includes:
- a CDS encoding glycosyltransferase — its product is MTVSEFTEQYRARRLRWRVLRLRLTTFVLLSIILIAAGVAIAWFAGEGTVTQLFDQLYQLQQNPPQLLEAPMKASRRALLLPTLILLAFVFIVTKTVPTPRGWARFVIITILLTLTVRYLLWRSLTTLNVSDPLNGTISLTLFALEMLVLVSSGIQLFLMLNVKNRSPQADQLEPDVKLGKFRPTVDILIPSYDEPEFILRRTIIGCQAIDYEPKRIYLLDDTRRPHIKALTEELGCDYITRPTNEHAKAGNLNNALPQTNGELIVVFDADFVPTKNFLQRTVGFFQDDNMALVQTPQSFYNADPIAHNLGLEDILTPEEEVFYRQIQPIKDGAGSVVCSGTAFLVRRSALEAAGGFVTESLSEDYFTGIRLSAKGYHLAYLDEKLSAGLAAENIGAHITQRIRWARGTLQAFFIQSNPLTIPGLSLKQRLAHLEGLLHWFTSFSRIFFLLMPLTYSFLGVLPLRTTVEEVIYFFLPFYIVQLTVFSWLNCRSRSSLLSDIYSLVSAFPLALTVIQVMISPFSSGFKVTPKGVKGEETIRFNWTLAMPLMLLFMLTAISLWRCLGMTMMGVGHDWRLGWVWSGYNLFMLGTALLILLDIPAQDVYQWFNLRRVVAVKFGNKTIWGVTTKLSEVGLEMALTHSITLPAHLESYAVKLELVEEKITLQGVITALDRGEEFPRLKIQFENLTTDQDRRLVELLFCRPGQWLSKSSPGEIQSLWILLRIVLRPNFLFRNRQEIKGVKVAQVS
- a CDS encoding NAD-dependent epimerase/dehydratase family protein, which codes for MKVVILGGDGFCGWPTSLHLSKAGHEVIILDNLSRRNIDNELEAGSLTPISSMGVRLAAWQEVSGQTIEFYNLDIAQEYDRLLKLLCDEKPDAIVHFAEQRAAPYSMKSPRHRRYTVDNNINATHNALCAIAESGLDIHLVHLGTMGVYGYGTAGMKIPEGYLDIEVVTEEGKRIPQQILYPPNPGSVYHMTKTQDQLLFAYYNKNDGVRVTDLHQGIVWGTDTEETKLDERLINRFDYDGDYGTVLNRFLMQAAIGYPLTVHGTGGQTRAFIHIQNTVRCIELALQYPPEKGERVKILNQMTETHRVRDLAKLIASLTESEVAYVENPRKEAAENDLKVDNSCFLEMGLKPTTLAEGLLHEVTEIAKKYAANADLSKIPCTSVWTKDQKAGIPEIKEEVTSSSSNA
- a CDS encoding DUF829 domain-containing protein; this encodes MKNSKVSPYGSWKSPISSDLIVSESIGLGGVVYDRQDIYWLEARPSEGGRYVLVRRTLQGTVEEVTPSPYNVRTRVHEYGGGAFLVAEGTVYFSNFSDQRLYQKSPQAEPQPLTSEANRCYAELLLDQQRDRLICICEDHDTVDAEPQNYIASVDLKTGDVSCLVSGCDFYVSPRLSPDGKKLAWVQWNHPNMPWDDSQLCVGTVSDQGRVSEVEVIAGGKEEAVCHPLWSPDGQLYFVSDRNNWWNLYRLTSQGKIEALYEMEAEFGSPHWVFGLALYDFISEKQIVCTYTQNGQWYLATLNTETKTLETLEVPYTDIGSIHAQGNEVVFIGGSATEPTAVVNLNLSTGESRVLKRATNLELDTGYLSVPEAIAFPTTGEKTAYAWFYPPQNQDYTAPEGELPPLIVKSHGGPTAATSPRFNLKIQYWTSRGFGFVDVNYGGSTGYGREYRQRLQKNWGIVDVDDCVNAARYLAKMGKVDGNRLAITGGSAGGYTTLAALTFRDTFQAGASHYGVSDLEALAQETHKFESRYLDRLVGDYPEEKAVYDARSPIYHTEQLSCPVIFFQGLEDKVVPPNQAEKMVEAIKQKGLPVAYVPFAGEQHGFRRAENIKRALDGEFYFYSRVFGFTPADAIEPVEIMNL
- a CDS encoding CPBP family intramembrane metalloprotease; translation: MTKTRFTQIQSFPAPFRIGFFLILLVIFWLPVAIPVQLLLNNDPNLVTILVMGWLFILFFILIKVIGQKIYQQVAPYQKIGLSLTSRNGKEVLQGLAVALTLTFTLFALQGSFGWLNWQENALPFWRLILEGALTGIGVAFAEESVFRGWLLNELEQDYSLKIALWTNGIIFAISHFLKPLPVMLETLPAFPGLLLLGLVLVWARRRNQGRLGLAIGLHAGLVWGYYIVDVGQLIHYTETISPAITGIYGNPIAGVMGWLFLLGLACGLKPWKH
- the rsmG gene encoding 16S rRNA (guanine(527)-N(7))-methyltransferase RsmG, translated to MLPQLTDLWQSTLGWSPSPRQQQQFEQLYQGILAGNRQCNLTRITQAEAFWEKHLWDSLRGIIPLGVENLTTASFIDLGTGGGFPGLPCAIALPQAQVTLLDSTQKKIAYLKTLISQLELLGVKAIAERAEAFGEQPKQQEHYDIALIRAVAAAPVCAEYAFPFLKVGGMAVLYRGHWTVEEEADLNEALGELGGIIGKVEHFSTPITNSERHCLYLKKIEPTDLRFPRPVGVANKEPLRKK
- a CDS encoding DUF4079 family protein, which produces MTIDNWLTLIHPALAIIFVFPLIGIVVNFAWATRQRRLQLKTGNQKSKIPPVVGRDHVQLGKWLSAAVVGIILVAFAHAILAKNIIKNQLFTQNPPQAIFIVLMFVLTVASLVFLYKAREKKWRAIFAILTGMGLVVLGSQEGVFRRTAEWYISHYYYGMVAALLMIFSLAIIEEIYKDKSLFWRRVHITLNTIALLLFIGQGITGTRDIFEIGLYTPPPGLVFPGL